Proteins from a single region of Sphingomonas sp. FARSPH:
- a CDS encoding toll/interleukin-1 receptor domain-containing protein — MIKLTHNGRPFDARKFAADIEAKAIELGMQALEEKARGAAASIVDPETGSHANVFVDRLSGNRVAIRTTGSPAFARLLEKRLGVDPGDVQVMNAADGAKHPKIYLAHASEDKDRVRPVAEYLMANGVDLWFDEWEIEPGDSLRQKMEEGLGAMTHFVVVLTETSITKPWVAKEIDVGLVQQVGGKSRFVPLVVDLDPAKLSPFLQAMLFLKIDPASEADLKGLVDRLHGVSRKPPLGDAPRYVQKAPSGLEGWSPAAIAIGKHIVETSANATAVDPIVTLADLPAALGIAADDLRIGLLDLKDAGYLREMNISGHYAPQPALFVDFDEAFMPFSPSEDARTLANRMVTGEERAVDTRQLAETLGWEPRRMNSAICYLERAGAIKARHAPASAPWRAVQLVRTDETLRFARSHG; from the coding sequence ATGATCAAGTTGACCCACAATGGAAGGCCGTTCGACGCCCGCAAGTTTGCCGCGGACATTGAAGCCAAGGCGATCGAGCTCGGGATGCAGGCGCTCGAGGAGAAGGCGAGGGGCGCCGCTGCCTCGATCGTCGATCCCGAGACTGGTAGTCACGCCAATGTGTTCGTCGATCGATTGTCGGGGAACAGGGTTGCGATCCGCACGACCGGGTCGCCCGCCTTCGCGCGTCTTCTCGAAAAGCGTCTGGGTGTCGACCCGGGAGATGTTCAGGTCATGAATGCCGCCGACGGGGCAAAGCACCCGAAAATCTATCTGGCCCACGCCAGCGAGGACAAGGACCGGGTCCGTCCAGTCGCCGAGTATCTCATGGCGAACGGCGTCGACCTCTGGTTCGACGAGTGGGAGATCGAGCCCGGCGACAGCCTGCGGCAGAAGATGGAGGAGGGCCTCGGCGCGATGACCCACTTCGTCGTGGTGTTGACCGAGACGTCGATCACCAAGCCATGGGTGGCCAAGGAGATCGACGTCGGCCTCGTCCAGCAGGTCGGCGGCAAGAGCCGGTTCGTGCCGCTGGTCGTCGACCTCGATCCCGCGAAGCTCTCGCCCTTCCTCCAGGCGATGCTGTTCCTCAAGATCGATCCCGCCAGTGAGGCGGACCTCAAGGGCCTGGTGGACCGGCTGCATGGTGTGAGCCGCAAGCCACCACTCGGGGACGCGCCGCGTTACGTGCAGAAGGCTCCGAGTGGGCTCGAAGGCTGGTCCCCCGCCGCGATCGCGATCGGCAAGCACATTGTGGAGACCAGCGCGAACGCGACGGCCGTCGACCCCATCGTGACCCTCGCCGATCTGCCGGCGGCTCTCGGCATCGCTGCCGATGACCTGCGGATCGGGCTGCTCGACCTCAAGGACGCCGGTTACCTGCGCGAGATGAACATCAGCGGGCACTATGCCCCGCAACCGGCGCTGTTTGTGGACTTCGACGAGGCGTTCATGCCCTTCAGCCCAAGCGAGGACGCGCGCACGCTCGCCAACCGGATGGTGACAGGCGAGGAGCGGGCCGTCGACACCCGGCAGCTCGCCGAAACGCTGGGATGGGAGCCGCGCCGGATGAACAGCGCCATCTGCTATCTCGAGCGGGCCGGTGCCATCAAGGCGCGGCACGCGCCCGCCTCCGCCCCCTGGCGGGCCGTGCAGCTCGTTCGCACCGACGAGACCCTGCGCTTCGCGCGTAGCCATGGCTGA
- a CDS encoding tyrosine-type recombinase/integrase, with amino-acid sequence MAEPGLVRAETAPISEVVAQVEALAPARRLADPQLVAAAARAWSVNTIRAFLSDLRIWDQWCRRRGLTTARADADAVAAYLRALSGVEQDPRNPLKRRAPATIERYLVNIGWAYRMAGLEDPTAAPLVRLELKGLRKLLGTRQRQARGIRFKGEVSDLDDPATGICLAHLLKASRRDMLGARDRALLRVAYDSGCRRSELVAILCEAIEGPDPDGSGTLFIGTSKTDRERAGALAYLSPATMQAIEEWRQAGGIKTGPLFRRVETYFDGGVRSVGEGALHPNTITLIYRRLIRAAFDKKLLGTMSEAELERWVAAVSSHSIRVGVAQDNFAAGESLPAIMQAYRWRDPKTVMRYGARLAAKSGASARLARRFQESR; translated from the coding sequence ATGGCTGAGCCTGGCCTGGTTCGTGCCGAGACGGCGCCGATCAGCGAGGTCGTTGCGCAGGTCGAGGCGCTCGCGCCGGCGCGGCGGCTTGCCGACCCCCAGTTGGTCGCAGCCGCCGCCCGGGCCTGGTCGGTCAACACGATCCGCGCCTTCCTGTCGGACCTGAGAATCTGGGATCAGTGGTGCCGGCGGCGTGGCCTGACGACCGCCCGGGCCGACGCTGATGCGGTCGCTGCCTATCTGCGGGCTCTGTCGGGAGTCGAACAGGATCCGCGCAATCCGCTGAAGCGGCGGGCGCCCGCGACGATCGAGCGCTATCTGGTGAATATAGGCTGGGCCTACCGCATGGCCGGGCTCGAGGACCCAACCGCGGCGCCGCTGGTGCGGCTCGAGCTCAAGGGCTTGCGCAAGCTTCTGGGAACGCGACAGCGGCAGGCGCGGGGTATCCGGTTCAAGGGTGAGGTGAGCGACCTCGACGACCCGGCGACCGGAATCTGTCTCGCCCATCTGCTCAAGGCCTCCCGGCGCGACATGCTGGGCGCGCGCGATCGCGCGCTCCTGCGCGTGGCGTACGACAGCGGCTGCCGCCGCTCCGAGCTGGTCGCGATCCTGTGCGAGGCGATCGAGGGGCCCGACCCCGATGGATCCGGAACCCTGTTCATAGGCACGAGCAAGACCGACCGCGAACGGGCCGGCGCGCTCGCCTATCTGTCACCGGCGACCATGCAGGCGATCGAGGAGTGGCGGCAGGCAGGAGGGATAAAGACCGGGCCGCTTTTCCGGCGGGTCGAGACCTATTTCGACGGAGGGGTTCGGTCGGTGGGGGAGGGGGCTCTTCACCCGAACACGATCACCCTGATCTACCGCCGCCTCATTCGCGCGGCGTTCGACAAGAAGCTGCTCGGCACAATGAGCGAAGCCGAGCTGGAGCGCTGGGTGGCGGCTGTCTCCAGCCACTCGATCAGGGTCGGGGTCGCGCAGGACAATTTCGCCGCTGGCGAGAGCCTGCCCGCGATCATGCAAGCCTATCGCTGGCGCGACCCCAAGACCGTCATGCGCTACGGCGCGCGGCTCGCCGCCAAGAGCGGGGCGTCGGCGCGCCTCGCACGCCGCTTTCAGGAGAGCCGTTGA